DNA from Quercus lobata isolate SW786 chromosome 1, ValleyOak3.0 Primary Assembly, whole genome shotgun sequence:
ATGAAAAAATAGAGTTAAAGAAATGAGTTATGGGAATTGAATTTGAGTAGGTCTCAATTACCACCTTTTAACGGCGGGAGAAAAAATCTACAATGATTTGcaataaactataaataaagAGCAATTTGTTATGAATAGAGGTCACCTGCAAGTGCAAATAAAAGAACTCATCAAATATAAGCATTTTGCGTGCCAACTCATCATATTATATTCTTCGACTGGTGAATCCCAATACATGTCTGcattgtttaaaaaatgatatttttttctcCCCACTAAATATATGTAATAAAGAACAAATTAAAGTCAACTTCAACACAGATGATTTGGAGTTAGAAGATAGAGCCCATGACAAATCAAGGCCAATCAATCCCTTTTTCATTTGGATAGTCCAAGATTAGGATTTAGAAATCCAAGGGGTCTTTCTTAGTGGATTTCTATAGagacaaaacttaagtacaatactttgattttgttttttaagttttgctCTTAAAATTCAGTTATGCGGTTTTTTTCTCATGTGATGtaaatgtatttttaattaagtacAGCTAACAGCTACATAACTGAATGTTAGGAGAAAAACCTAATGAACAACACCTAAACTTTGTACCTAAATTTTTCCATTTCTATAAAACTAACGTACATCAATTTTAGGATAATAGAATGATTTGGAGACTCTtatgtcaatttttttcccctatcccttaaaagttactatgacttttgagtggagttgtgatGTATCTTTATGTTAGAACCCATTTCCATTTcccctgtgtgtgtgtttgtttctcaaaaaaaaaaaaaaaaaaaaaattccctaagAGGAATGAAAGTTATAATTGTTAATGCTTTTAAAATTAGTGTTGTTCATCAATATGGAGTTAGATCTTATACGATTAATGAAATATACATTTTATTCACTTTGTTCAAtgttgttttagattttatttcattttaatttcaGTATTGTCATGGGAGACTCTTTAATTGACTTGCAATATTTAGTATATTATTAATATCATCTCCTATTTATAAgcattttatgcatttattatgcattgaattcaaataaaatgatattttcttcaAAACTCATCAAATAGCTTTCACCTTGCATTGCACTGGTTAGCAGTTAGTTTGTTGAAAGTGgataaaaatattgttgtaaggacacgatttttacgACCCAAGGATGGCGTTGGGCTCGTGTGTAAaaaggcccgaacaatatgatttgtagagagtggatttAGAAAGGCTGGAATTTGGTCGTTGGGTAACGGtttagtcaggattttcatggaagcccattcGAAGGTGAATCTGGTCTGTACGTCTGGGCCTTACACGGATGTGGTATGAAGATCTACCTCCTCAGAATTGGTCCGAGGAGAGTCTCGCCTTCGTCGTCCTCCTTTTTATGAGTTCGTCTTCCCCCCCTTTGTCAATGCaacgagcttcccttttatactagtatttccttcccattcttcgcctacgtgtccgtttctcctagttcggggtggttactcgtcttgtctatcctcacatcagagtggttggaAAAAACTGgacagcatggtatgagtatgggtttgtcaggcgatgggctccacattaaggtgctggcagccttTTCCTTGTGCTGCTCCTGtgctgaatctgtccttttcttcgGGCGTTTTGCAAGATGTCTGGCATagagtcgtcctcggccacatcttTGGACCTTCAAGGAGTTTTTATTGTGTGTCCCTGAAgatagggctcctcggcctgggctttgggcccttaatgtgaagtgggccgggattccaATTTTCaagccccacaatagccccttaaaatcCTGCTTCCcgactttttagttggggaaggagggttttggtgatgctgaGCCCACCTCGTGACTTGCTCACATCCTTTACTCTATTACTTTTTACGCTTTTCCATTTACATGGGAGTCGTGTCAAAACAAGGGACGCTCCTTTATTTTCCATTCCAACAGAGTCCTCTGATATTTCGgtactcgaggcgcgccttcacgaggatcttcagatcctacggctgagggtgaggttggaaattgagccaagtctgccttgtccgtagcgttccttgggaatTCGCATGAATTAAGTGCCACCGGTTTGCtctgtgtataaatagggtAGGGGTCACTCCCCTtacacatgaactctcctgttcccttcagaatcatacttcttccatatccgcgatctccaTTTCTGGTGCCCTTTTGCCTCAAAATAAGGTGTTTGAAGCGTGGATGGGGATAAAAGGTCTTCGCGCGCTTCTGAGGCACCGAAttctcaaggtgatatggtacgggcaaggatggcacagattcaagccagtcccccgttttgacaggaggaagatggtattcctccctcttttagtcaaaatccgaagcaggttctggtcatgccagatttttggtatgtcagaagaaggaatttccgccatcagcgccgtctgccttgtagcaggcaaatttttgcgagggctcctcaacttccgactccctgcaccttttcttcaacggtgcaggcctcaagttgggttccctgcaccttttcttcagcggcgCTAGCCCGAAGCCAGGTGCTCTCTGTACCTTTTCTTCGACAGTGCAGGCCCcacgttgggttctttggctgcctgagttatgggcatgtaaaagtattgcgGAATGGTTCCCTTACTCAACGTCTTGGCACggcagccaacctctcctctgtgcttctCCTTCGGCGTTATCTTTACTcccttgtattttttctttttacttaagTAGTTAGTTGTAacgtaagcttgtttcagcttttcattgtataCTGTACTATTCCTCtgtcttaataaaaaatgagtttatttctttctaaatacttttctttccTGCAACATTTTCTTTGTGCATGAAtgttaaatataagcttgcctttaatgatactcGGAGCAGAAAAATGCTTTAatacagattcctactagtttaaacctACAGACACTTTTAAGTATAACGATGgcaatcctcaataaattaaactcttggaactaaccagGATAATGGCCGAGCGCtgtgcgatgcatgctagacaaATGTCCGAGAACAATAAACTTCTAAATAAAtcatccgagagggtagccgagcagtgagggacttcAATCGTGTTTTTGGTAACATATTGCTCTATGTTGCATTaatccctttggtactgagggtccgagggtagactggggaatCCGTTTAGtatagggattaacccaactggtAACGGGGAGTTCTTCTCGGATGGATTTtaagattcatgtaacatagtttttcttttttgtacttggtttccccataggcttgagtccgaggaccatacaaggccttggttctgtccaaaactttagagttttcttttttgtacttggtttccccataagcttgagtccgaggaccatacaaggccttgattctgtccaaaacttgtaagatttcttttttgtacttggtttccccataggcttgagtccgaggaccatacaaggccttgattctgtccaaaacttgtaagatttcttttttgtacttggtttccccataggcttgagtccgaggaccatacaaggccttggttctgtccaaaacttgtaagatttcttttttgtacttggtttccccataggcttgagtctgaggaccatacaaggccttggttctgtccaaaacttggtttatttttcgatcataagcccctataccagggcggggagagttggcttgaggccggaagcccctagagatgctcgcgcccttggcactgcaaggcgtagcccctagcagaagtttatgtcggagcaacagctgtatgtcgccggagacgtaGGAAACTTCACGAgcctctgcttgctagagagttgactccactgCCACCCGccccaacgcacaagccttcccacagacggcgccaattgtaaggacacgatttttacgACCCAAGGATGGCGTTGGGCTCGTGTGTAAAAAGGCcccaacaatatgatttgtagagagtgggtttggaaaggctggaCTTTGGTCGTTAGGTAACGGtttagtcaggattttcatggaagcccattcGAAGGTGAATCTGGTCTGTACGTCTGGGCCTTACACGGATGTGGTATGAAGATCTACCTCCTCGGAATTGGTCCGAGGAGAGTCTCACCTTCGCTGTCCTCCTTTTTATGAGTTCGTCTTCCCCCCCTTTGTCAATGCaacgagcttcccttttatactagtatttccttcccattctttgcctacgtgtccgtttctcttggttcggggtggttactcgtcttgtcaatcctcacatcagagtggttggaAAAAGCTGGACAGCATGGTAtaagtatgggtttgtcaggcgatgggctccacattaaggtgctggcagcTTTTTCCTTATGCTGCTCCTGtgctgaatctgtccttttcttcgGGCGTTTTGCGAGATGTCTGGCATagagtcgtcctcggccacatccttgggccttcaaggagcttttatTGTGTGTCCCTGCAgatagggctcctcggcctgggctttgggcccttaatgtgaagtgggccgggattccaATTTTCAGGCCCCATAATTGTtataccataaaaaaatttaaagttttaaaacactatacataaataaaaaaatcttaggGAAAAAAATGCCAAATGCAAATGCAAACTTAggaatacataattttttttttccaaccgTTAAAATGAGATATATAATTGCAAGTCAATCTATATAAAAGTGATGACACAATTTACCACccaacaaattatgaaaaaattgttgtaacATTACTTTgggaaatttttatatttaagggCAGTAATACTAGAGACAATTGTTATAttcttgataatttttatttttattattaagttaaGACATCAATTAGTTTATAGTGTAAATCAAGTTTGAACATCATATCTATTATTCGAGgataaaagattttattaattagagtaaatttcattaaaataacctgagatttgggctaatactaaataaatccaaaacttttcaaaactaattaatttggtccctaaagtCAACTTAATccctaaaatagttttttttttttaaataactaattgtttaaaaattaaattgactaGTTTTAAAAAGTCTTGAACTTGATTGGTATTAGCCCAAACTTTAGGGTATATTAGTAGAATTTACCctattaattaagttaattaaaaatacataaaactcAACCTTAGCTAAGGCTATTTTCCATTCGATAACGAGCCctataaataaatgcaaaagtaAAACGGTAAAATTTGTGATATtccgatttttttttaattgttgaaaaaagtttttattttttatttttgaataaatttttttttaccaaatagaaattctattctaacataatttaaatgtatattatatatatgaaacacACTTCATCCACAGCAGATGTGTCAactgccaaatatttggcacatcaaacactaaaaaaccGCCTTTATGAGAtgttccaaatctcataatttttgccacatgTGAATAGTACCATTCCATTTTGGAACAGTACAGACaagaatgctaaaaaaaaaaagttttttattcatttttctctcatccttttttactttctcatttctctttctttcttggtgTTTGGTGGGAGGAGttaatgtattattttaatatctagtaaatattattttaatgtatagaattgaataataaaatatatgataaatgagatgttgtaaaatgttgtgataaaataataaagtagactTTTAATTTGtccaaatgacattttttttatataacataTGTCGTGATGCTGTAAATACttaagtgtgcgtttgtttGCACTTTTAGGAGCTGAAAATGCCCATATTACAAAAAGCTGAAGAAAAATTGCGTTTGGCTcagcccaaaacgcaactttttgataaaagttgcATTTTGGGCCTAGGCAAAAAATGCGTTCAAAATGCGCAATATTTATGGACCGCAGGAGGTCCATAAATCAAAACGCGCATGCGCGTTTGAACTGTTACTGTTGGGCTGATGGTGAATTATGAAAATACCCATAAATATTCCAATTCTCTCACGCCTGAAGCCTCACGcccctcatctcatctctctgctctccCTTTATACGAAGCTCTTCTCACGCCTCCCATctcaagcataatcaaaatacaaactcaaaaacataatcttaaaattaatcaaaccacaacaataaaaacaaaaaaattcttgctCTCATAAAACTGatataatttaaacaacaaatctaaaatcaaaacaacaacagcatatcaagaatagaaaaaaaaaattagaacaacaataaatgatcaaaaaaaaaaaaaacgatatgACCCTTGGTTGCATGCACTCCGCAGTGAGGAGGAGGAGCAGCGGTGGCAGTGTGGTGGAGCAAAGACAATTTCTCCTCTCTCCATGCGTGTCTGTGtgtgtttgaaatttgaagataATGACACCAAAAAAGCAAGCAAGATTATGGAATCAAGTATCACAGAGAGAGCTAGAGAATTTAtggaatcaagtaaaaaaaaaaaaaagtagaaaatgagAGAGTCGGAGAGCTTCTGGAATCAAGTggaagtaaaggaaaaaaagaagaagaaagaatgaggGAGCTTCTGGAAAGTggaagcaaagaaaaagaaaaaggagaggatgtACTATTGGACAATGGTATACGTGTGTGGTGaacaaaatgcaagagaaaaaagaaaaagaaaaagtaaacgtatggatgaaagaatggcaaagaattagaaatcacaatttaaaaatattaccacaatattttcacaataaattttaagtaattagctaatattggtgagtaaaaatataatttcagtggtgggttcaaattagaactagtaacaactttccatataagattttgttataattcttgtgaaagtattgcaaaaaatattgtggatataacactttttgttgaaaaatataattgttgagaatgaatagaaaaagaataaataaatattaaaaaagaataaatttgattacaaaataaaaatttaaaaagtggGTAGGCAAAAGATATATGTCACTGTTGATtgtccaaacagtacaaaaatttgtctaaccTGCTGGAGAtgttcttatatatacattgtcctttttggtaatttatccctcaaactgcaacttttataagtattagtcaaacactcagttttttcaaaaagtacttTTTAACAGCCTTTACCAAACATTCAACTTTTTAAAGatgcactttttcattatacaCTTTTTAAAAACTTCACTTCTTCATTATGCACTTCTACaaaaagttgaaccaaactcaccctaaatCAAACTttggcgaaaatgggtaattacccatcaaaatctaactatttagttaatagggtccgtttacaaactatatatatttttagcaactcgagttttaaagactcgattttgggcccctaaatcgagcttctaagactcgattttcatgcgTTGTACCTGTCTGATGTGGCGCTTTGTCCAGGTGGCGTctacatgaaaatcgagtctctaagactcgatttacatttaaaacaaaaacaaaaaaaaactataagggcagcaggaaaagaaagcccagaaacagagaagaaaactagacgaaaagaaaacccagaaatagagaagaaagCCAGAAAACCACAACGCgttcatcagagaagaaagaaaaaaaaaaaaaaaaaaaaaaaaaaaacccagaaacagtCGCGGTGAGGCGACTTGGTCGCGgggcgacctgggtcgcggggcgacctgggtcgcgcgcggcctgTGTGTGTcgccattccttcttcttcttcttcttcttcttctctttcttttttttttctttctttctgccttttctttccgctgtttctgcattttgggtgattaatattttatttttcggtggaaatcgagtcttagagactcgattttcatgtagACGCCACTTGGACAAAGCGCCACATCAGACAGGAATGACGCATGAAAATCAAGCCTTAGAAGctcgatttaggggcccaaaatcgagtttttaaaactcgagttgctaaaaatatatatagtttataaACGAaccctattaactaaatagttcgattttgatgggtaattacccattttcgccatCAAACTTTACACTGCACCTACAAACACTTGTACACgtagataaaaaagaaaaaaaaaattattatccgCCATTTTTTCGGACTTTGTGAGCATATCCCTAGATATAATTACTCCTCCTTACGCCTTACGCAGACTGACCACTTTGAAGGTAAATCATGTAACGGTTGTGGGAAAAAGAATTTGTAGCGTATATGTTTGAAATGCCGAGGAAGAAGATCAGGATTGTGCCTCTTACTCGCAACTTTCAGAAATACGGTCTGCCTTTGTATGCGGCCGCTTGGGTTTTGTACAAACTTCTAGATCCAGATCCAGATCCAGATCCAGGTCCATCCACCAGCGATGAAATTTCCAACGCAAAATCAAAATCGGCTCAGAAGAGCTACATCGTTTTGGCCGGCGGTGGCGGCGAGGGTCGGAGTGGTATCCCAAACGCTGTCCTTCTCGTCGAATTCGATTTCACTGCCAAGTCCCTTTCCAATCTTCCTGTAATacaatttcttattattctgATTtcgattttaatttcaattttccgtttctgaaatttatttatttatttacatagaTTTAGGGCTTTTGTTGAATTCGAGGATCAGTAGTAATTGTTAGTATCAAATTGCAATTAGGGTTAGGTCAAATCGCAGTTCAAAGTTTAACACGGACACagataatttttgaaaaatttaggAAACGGCATGGCGGAAATtggattaattattcaatatattttttagaaattagaatataaACTAAGAAATAATAGATAAGTGTCGCTCCtgcagtttctcaaaaaaagagtgaagaaaagaaaaaaggaaacagTTGGGACATGCTTGCAGAAGTGTCCCGTGTCTGACATGAGTACAGCACCTCAAATGAAGCGTTTGTCTGATAGGTTTTCAAGGTAATAATATAGGAAGCATGGACATGGGCACGACACTGTGACacgagcaatttttgaaaaattataacatgaaacAGCTGGTACGACACCAATATGACATGGGTACACACTGATATGACAAGGGTTTAGCACTCTAAATGAAGTATTTGTGCATCTTAGGtaataattattacaatgtaaTAGGAATCTTTATTACGAGgaatataagaaaatgaaataactatttctattcatttgtttggtgaTAACACATGAACAGAGTCCTAAATATGTATTCTAGGATTAGGAGGTGGTAGAATGCCATCATATTTTTATCAAACTTAATAAACTACCATTTTTAAGaagttatattttatatatatatacacacactttttGTGAATCAGACTTAAGACTTAGTATTTTGTTACAAATACactgaaaatattatttcttgCGTTAAacatttacttattaaaaaaaaatactgaaacaaattatatcattaatattgttttttcaaaattaatagtttcataaacataaaataaaataaaataaaataatggatCACATCTTACAACAATATGCTAGTTTCCactcaaaatattaaaataatattatattttttttaaattatttatcatttaaaaaaaaatatcaaaaccaaattgtaTAATCTAGCATGTCTTTTCATATCACTGTGATGTCATTGAATACAGAACCAATAgtgagaataaataaaaatgattacaGAACCAACAATGAGAATAATGGTGGAggagaaaattgaagaagagCTATAATTGTAGTGAATAACAAAGCATGAAAAAGAAAGTTGTGAATTAGGGGcagggagagagagaggccgAGCAGCTGTTTTGCTTGTGTTTTTaggaattttcatttttatagcTATTACACAAGTTAAGGATTAactattacaaaattttgctaaGGAATAGTTGTTCTTCGTTTAaaagaatagctattcctaaggaataactattacttgTAATAAAAGCACAACCAAACAATTGCATTGTAATTTCtttggaataactattacattacagggTCTATTACAGTTTACCATACATGCCCTTAGTGCCAAGCTTTTGAGATAGCATTCTGAATTGATGCATAAAttgtctctctctttgattttcaGGTGTCTAAGTTTGTAACTGCCTCTGATTTGCCATATAGAATGGCAGTTCACCCACGCGGAGACGGTGTCGTTTGTTCATTCCCCAAGAGTTGCAGGTATTCATCTTCTAATGTTTTTGCCTTTGTAAACTCACCAATCATCAGAATTATTGAGAATGAATAATATATCTGTAGtaataaataatagaatgaacttatcaaaaaaaaaataaataatagaatgaaTTGCATTTGTTGCAATTAAAATCAGTGTTCTAAACTAAGTTTTGTAACTTACAAAGATGTACTATATCAGTGTATCCCATAGCATAAAGGTGAAGGAACTCAACTTTTTTAAAGATGTGCCTGAGttttataaattaaaccattaatCGAGCATTTTTAATGCAGGTTGTATGTAATAGATGAAGAAAAGAGcgaggaaattaaaaaattagttctAAATCTGTCTGATAAAGTGCTCACCCGGTTGGAAGATGTTGGACAGCAGTTAGCATTAAAGTTTAACAATGAGGGTTCTGCACTTGCTGCTGGTGGTGAGGTAGTATCGTCTTTCACATTTTCTAGACTACTTGTTTGCTGCATAACGTTGAGGTGTTGGACAGGAATTAGCATGGATGTTTTTTTACAGATGtctaattacaatttttatgtGTAAGTCGTATGTGTTggttgtgtttgaattttacaagtTCAAACTTTTGTTAGAAAATAcattgtagtcatttcaaattttcaatgacCAAATcagaatataatttttccttttacaactaatatattttcttttttgtaatattttaccCCCAGCATGATCAATTCTCTGGTTTTCTTTTCTGATGATCAACATCTATTCAAGCAATGAGTTTTGTGTGTTGTTTAATGAAGTTAACTCATGCTCCATCTATGCCATTGCTGAATCTCTTTTCCAAATGTGTCTTGGTTCATGCAGATGCAGTGGCGGAGCCAAGATCTGACTTAAGGGGGGGCAAAAATTACATTTGACATCACATTTATGCATGTGCAagtgaacatatatatatagtatttgagatcaattttcaaaataataattcattcaTGTGTATATTAAGCAATATTTGAAtacaagaaaattcaaaataaaataacatattcattatattatttatctattagggttttatttacataaaaaatcattttgaaattgtaattaTACAAATGTTATATCAGacgggttttggttttggtttaaaaaaccatcctatttattaactatttatttgtataatttttaaatgcatttattgtattatataatataataaaagaaatattaatagatttttttggtggggccatGGGGGGCAAGTGCCCCCCCCACCCCTTCGATCCCCCTTGGCTCCGCCCCTATGCAGATGTAAGATGCCATATGACTATCTGAATTTTGTGCACTACAGGATGGAAATTTAAGGGTCATCGAGTGGCCTAGCATGGAAGTTATTCTCGATAAAGCCGGTCCTCATAAATCTGTGAAGGATGTAGATTTCAGGTTGATAGCATGCACTTGAAATATTACTCTTAAATTGCAATatccaaaaaaaggaaaaggggaaTTTGTACGTGTtacctcttttatttgtaatgaAGAGCTTATACTGATACGCTGGCTTTGTTGTCTTGCAGCCCTGATGGGAAATACCTTGTCTCCTTGGGAAATAGTGGTCCTGCTAAGGTTTGGGATGTAACTTCCAAAATAGCCGTAACTTCACTGTCAAAGGAAAATGTGAGCAATTAATTAAAATTCCGTCATGAGGGAAAATCTTTTTATTCTGAACTTTAGTTGAATTAGAATGATACTTGGCTTTCTAAGTTGACAACTGCATCTAGTCAAGTAGATTTGTTTGATGGTTTTAACATGCAATGCagtttaattttcaattgtatGAGCAGAAGAGGATTGTATTattaaaaactacaaaaataatGAGTTG
Protein-coding regions in this window:
- the LOC115972866 gene encoding SEC12-like protein 2; its protein translation is MFEMPRKKIRIVPLTRNFQKYGLPLYAAAWVLYKLLDPDPDPDPGPSTSDEISNAKSKSAQKSYIVLAGGGGEGRSGIPNAVLLVEFDFTAKSLSNLPVSKFVTASDLPYRMAVHPRGDGVVCSFPKSCRLYVIDEEKSEEIKKLVLNLSDKVLTRLEDVGQQLALKFNNEGSALAAGGEDGNLRVIEWPSMEVILDKAGPHKSVKDVDFSPDGKYLVSLGNSGPAKVWDVTSKIAVTSLSKENDEVFCFCRFSESNDMNQVLYIAAVTGKGGSIVTWDTKTWKRMGSKTVVHDTISAFSVSPDGKLLACGTTQGDIFILNSSSKQVQTIVRKAHLGFVTALSFAHDSRALASISLDSSARVTLFEEEDKTGGLSLWVIVLVLLLAVVVYFMMSQGILS